The genomic window TTACAACTTCTTGTGTATCCTATCTTTTTaagggtataattggaaagcaaattttaatataacatatttaaaaattcgtgccttgaaattttacaaaatttatctcgttggaaagcttaTAAGAAACTCTACGCaacaagtacaaacaacaatatcaaatttagagtttttacgaaaaaattggaggtatttatcattttaggcataaTTTTAGAAAATTTGTATATCCATTAATTATCCAAACCACGaatgatacataatactttatgtagcaaaattttggtttatgcatcaactaattttccgttgaaACTAATTAAATGATGTACTCCCCAGAAAAACGATAttttcattttaggcacaattctcgaaaattgaatgcatagccattacGCAAACCAGCACAAAGGgtgcataacacatcatgcaatcatattttggtttatggatcgactaatttttcGTTTCATAAAAAGTGGTACTTTCAcatcccgtttcagaaaaagtgatactttcgcccctttcggaaaaaatgatactttggcTTCGTTTCAGAAAAACATGGTGCAAGTATCACTTTTTCCAAAACGAGGAGAAAGTATCATTTTTGTCGAAACAgggagaaagtatcactttttctaaaacggagcgaaagtatcactttttctgaacaGGGTGAAAGTATCACCTTTTCTTAAACGGAACAAAAATAGTCGCAGACAaaccccatcttcagattcttcttcggtcggcccttcGACCGTGGCAACGGTCGTACTAGTTTACTTCATGTTACCACAATAAGTGGAATCCGTTCCTAATGATTTCTGAACTCTTGAGGAAGCATATTTTACGCAACTGTAGACTAGTTACTGCCGAACTTTGCAAGTATTCATTGCTCCTTGTCAATGGTTTGCAGTGGTACAAGAACTGGTAGGGTTGGAGTAAGTGGATAGAAAAAGATGCAAAGTTCAACCATATTGCAAAGTTTGAGTTGTGGGAACCCCATACTACTAAGCATTTACTCATCCACTTCTTCTTGTCTAGGAGTTTTATGACAGTGACAATTACAGATACCAGCCATAGGTTTTATGATAGTGACAATTTGAGATACCAGCCATAATTTCACAAATCTGCACTTGAAGGAAACTAGTTTTATTTCACAAGGAGGGTTTTGCACTCTTACTGCTTCGAAGATGCAACTGCCAGACAGAAAATGGAGATGTTTTAGGCCTGTTTAATGACCACCAAATATATTCCTGCAGAAGATGTAGATCCTTCGGGATTCTTCAGGGATCGGGAGGAAGGGGACGACAGGTGCATTCATCCCCCTGGCTGGCCTAGCAGCATTTCTTGTGCCAAGATCAGATGTTGTCAATAGAATGAATAGCTGATCGGCCATTATAGCATAATCTTCATTATAAAGAAACATTTTAATTTTTATCCaatatttttttgtaaaatcagtCTAAGTACATATTTTTCAACCATTTTCTCATAAAATATACTTTTTTTACTATTAAACAGTTAAGTTTTGTATGTATTAGATACAGCCCTGGGAGATCGTAAGTAATAATCACAAGGAGGGAATTACCCAAAGATTGAAAAGAGATGAAGCAGCGGTCAGAATCCAAGATAAGAAAGCCATTGCGGCAGAAAATTGGTACCTGCTGCAGAACTTTGGAGGACAATAGCTTCCATCATTTTGGAGCAAGAGATCCATCACCGCAGCCGTAGAGCAAGCTGCTGCTAAGGCAAGAATTGATAAAACCTGAACAGTGCAGCATTGAAGTGTATGAATTTTTGTTTAAGTAATGAAAGGGGTTGATAAGAGGGTCATTGAACAATTAAACAAGCGGATAGGCGCATACCCAATCTCCCATTATAATGATCCACAGAATTCCTGGTTGCCGAAGAGGACACTTTGCACAAAGCGAATATGCATCCACCATTGCCAGTGTAAAACTCCATGGAAGCACTAAACCCATGACTGTTACCAAGTAGCTGTATAAAGTATAAACACAATTAAAAAATTCGTTTCAGCTGGGATATCCACGACTTAAAATTAGTGTTCGAAAATTGAACTTGACATACTATTGGAAGTTTGGAACAAGTTCAGAAGTTAATATTCATATAACTGATTCAAATAATAAAGCAATTGAATAAATAAAAatctgtttgtttttcttttgaactGTTGAAATTATGAATAcaaactggaaaaaaaatgtaGGACGTGGGGTCTTGCAAATTAAGGTaatgatgcttcaaaaaaaaaatttaaggtAATGATTTTCATTAAAGAGATTTACCAGAAGGCAGTATAGCTGTAAAATTCAACACCAAAAGATATAAACAACAGAGAAGCAGAAGAGAAAATAGCTTGTCCCAATCGTAGCGTCAAGCTTGTACTCGTTCCCAGTGACCCAGGTAACAACAGTTCATCCATGGCGATGATGGGTCCTAGGCTGTGATCGCCTCTGACCCAACAGAAGCAGTTCATCAATCTTTCATTTTTCGTGCCACATCTCCCATCAATCCGAATTCCGcaaaaactctgaataaaactaAGATATAAGCAATACTttctgttttcttcttttctactctgtattttttggttgatttttggtCGATGTTGATATCGGAAGAGTAAACTAGAGTAGATCACTAGACACGAATTAATGCAATTTTGTGCGGTT from Papaver somniferum cultivar HN1 unplaced genomic scaffold, ASM357369v1 unplaced-scaffold_118, whole genome shotgun sequence includes these protein-coding regions:
- the LOC113330683 gene encoding CASP-like protein 5C1 isoform X2, giving the protein MNCFCWVRGDHSLGPIIAMDELLLPGSLGTSTSLTLRLGQAIFSSASLLFISFGVEFYSYTAFCYLVTVMGLVLPWSFTLAMVDAYSLCAKCPLRQPGILWIIIMGDWVLSILALAAACSTAAVMDLLLQNDGSYCPPKFCSRYQFSAAMAFLSWILTAASSLFNLWVIPSL
- the LOC113330683 gene encoding CASP-like protein 5C1 isoform X1 — its product is MNCFCWVRGDHSLGPIIAMDELLLPGSLGTSTSLTLRLGQAIFSSASLLFISFGVEFYSYTAFCYLVTVMGLVLPWSFTLAMVDAYSLCAKCPLRQPGILWIIIMGDWVLSILALAAACSTAAVMDLLLQNDGSYCPPKFCSRNAARPARGMNAPVVPFLPIPEESRRIYIFCRNIFGGH
- the LOC113330683 gene encoding CASP-like protein 5C1 isoform X3; this encodes MNCFCWVRGDHSLGPIIAMDELLLPGSLGTSTSLTLRLGQAIFSSASLLFISFGVEFYSYTAFCYLVTVMGLVLPWSFTLAMVDAYSLCAKCPLRQPGILWIIIMGDWVLSILALAAACSTAAVMDLLLQNDGSYCPPKFCSRLCYNGRSAIHSIDNI